One segment of Trachemys scripta elegans isolate TJP31775 chromosome 1, CAS_Tse_1.0, whole genome shotgun sequence DNA contains the following:
- the RWDD2B gene encoding RWD domain-containing protein 2B: protein MAKMTNLEEAEVQLSELDLLSSMFPDEDEFIVTDQLAVAELKHYIDNKTSEIPSSKVQFILNVKQEVADATMVMLSLSCALPLNYPAVLPEITVRSPSISRSQQIQLNTDLKTYLKRNCSGEVCVLNAREWVKDHAAAYIDKELSSSSVTTLRTMQSEDVIFTRLWIYSHHIYNKHKRKNIVDWSKELALSGFSMPGKPGVICVEGPQSTCEEFWSRVRRLTWRRILIRHREDISLDGSHAEMQKQRKFSSFEEKVFDAHGTRGNHMDLGQLYHFLDEKGCADVFQMYFGVEGC from the exons ATGGCCAAAATGACTAATTTGGAAGAAGCTGAAGTACAACTTTCTGAGTTAGACCTACTTTCTAGTATGTTTCCTGATGAAGATGAGTTTATTGTGACTGACCAGCTGGCTGTAGCAGAACTAAAACATTATATTGATAATAAGACGTCAGAGATCCCATCTTCAAAAGTTCAGTTTATACTGAATGTAAAACAAGAGGTTGCTGATGCCACTATG gtAATGCTTTCTTTATCCTGTGCTTTACCACTTAACTACCCAGCTGTTCTACCAGAAATTACTGTCAG gTCACCATCAATAAGCCGATCACAGCAGATTCAGCTGAACACAGATCTAAAAACATACTTGAAGAGAAACTGCAGTGGTGAGGTCTGTGTATTAAATGCAAGAGAATGGGTTAAAGATCATGCAGCTGCTTATATCGATAAGGAGCTTTCATCTTCCTCAGTGACGACATTGAGGACTATGCAGTCAGAAGATGTCATTTTCACTAGATTATGGATCTATAGTCATCACATCTACAACAAGCATAAAAGAAAGAATATTGTTGATTGGTCTAAGGAGCTCGCTCTGTCGGGGTTTAGCATGCCTGGGAAACCAGGTGTCATTTGTGTAGAAGGCCCACAGAGTACTTGTGAAGAATTCTGGTCAAG AGTCAGAAGATTAACATGGCGGAGAATTTTAATTCGCCATAGAGAGGATATTTCTCTGGATGGGTCACATGCTGAGatgcaaaaacaaagaaaattctcATCTTTTGAAGAAAAAGTATTTGATGCACATGGTACCAGAGGAAATCATATGGATCTGGGGCAGCTCTATCATTTTTTAGATGAAAAGGGGTGTGCTGATGTTTTTCAGATGTACTTTGGAGTTGAAGGATGTTAG